From a region of the Calonectris borealis chromosome 2, bCalBor7.hap1.2, whole genome shotgun sequence genome:
- the BFSP2 gene encoding phakinin — protein MPLPRRRSSFLGQQPSSSAAESSGPPGRRVSTGGGVSLSRPPGVYVGTVPTGGVSSLGTRVSRRALGISSVFLQGLRSSAAAAVPLAPGLEKGRGLSYESLNACLVEYIEKVRALEQFNQELEEHIRVYLDKKVASVSSWGALRQTWEVIYHQVGEAVLENARLMLHTENIQACADDFKDRYENEQPFRKAVEDEINCLYKVIDDANLTKMDLESQIESMKEELNLLSKNHEEDVKMLYKQLAGSQLEELDVPLGSGLDDILEKIRIHWERDIEKNRAETGALLRTKQQAEMMAAVRTQEEMLVEGLRTEFHETACKIQSLQAETESLRTLKRGLENSLYDAKHWHDIELQNLGSVISKLEAEMGEIKVETEQQQRDRENLLASKQQLEKDIAAYHCLLDGEQSRYFSLKATDYKTPSPQKTIAIKAKEDVTANYVHGS, from the exons ATGCCCTTGCCGAGGCGCCGGTCGTCCTTCTTGGGGCAGCAGCCCTCTTCCTCCGCGGCCGAGAGCTcggggccgcccggccgccgGGTGAGCACCGGGGGCGGAGTGAGCCTGTCAAGACCCCCCGGTGTCTACGTGGGCACCGTCCCCACCGGCGGCGTGAGCAGCTTGGGCACCCGAGTGTCCCGCAGAGCCCTGGGCATCAGCAGCGTCTTCCTCCAGGGTCTGCGCAGCTCCGCCGCCGCTGCCGTGCCCCTGGCCCCggggctggagaagggcaggGGTCTCTCCTACGAAAGCCTGAACGCCTGCTTGGTGGAGTACATCGAGAAGGTGCGAGCTCTCGAGCAGTTCaaccaggagctggaggagcacaTCAGAGTCTACCTGGACAAGAAAGTGGCCAGCGTGAGCAGCTGGGGAGCGCTGCGGCAGACCTGGGAGGTCATTTACCATCAG GTGGGCGAAGCAGTCCTTGAAAATGCTCGACTTATGCTGCACACTGAGAACATTCAAGCCTGTGCTGACGATTTTAAAGACAG gtATGAAAATGAGCAGCCATTCAGAAAGGCAGTGGAAGATGAAATTAATTGCCTATATAAAGTGATTGATGATGCTAATTTAACTAAAATGGATCTGGAGAGTCAGATAGAGAGCATGAAAGAAGAACTAAATTTGCTGTCAAAGAACCACGAAGAA GATGTGAAGATGTTGTACAAGCAGCTTGCTGGATCTCAGCTGGAAGAACTTGATGTTCCCCTGGGAAGTGGCCTGGATGACATACTGGAAAAAATCAGAATCCACTGGGAGAGAGACATTGAAAAGAATCGTGCTGAGACAGGTGCCCTGCTCCGTACCAAG CAACAGGCTGAAATGATGGCTGCTGTGCGAACCCAGGAGGAAATGCTCGTGGAGGGCCTCAGAACTGAGTTCCATGAAACTGCCTGCAAAATACAGAGCTTGCAAGCAGAAACCGAATCTTTGAGAACCTTG AAGAGGGGTCTGGAGAATTCTTTATATGACGCCAAACACTGGCACGACATCGAACTGCAGAACCTAGGTTCTGTCATTTCCAAGCTGGAGGCAGAGATGGGAGAAATCAAAGTAGAAACCGAGCAGCAGCAACGGGATCGTGAAAATCTGCTGGCCAGCAAACAACAGCTGGAGAAAGACATTGCTGCATATCACTGCCTTCTGGATGGAGAACAAAGCAGGTACTTCTCCTTAAAAGCAA ctGATTACAAAACTCCCAGCCCACAGAAGACCATTGCCATTAAAGCAAAAGAAGATGTCACTGCCAATTATGTTCATGGAAGCTAA
- the TMEM108 gene encoding transmembrane protein 108, with protein sequence MDTTTITAMGTTPRHKDRHAAEPLPTSARAVPRPVSLTEKAPSTGQKQASGPRVGEKETYHLYNQSALYSGQTRPKGKIFQVFKGNFTESSEPYLKTTLHSPFPTLRSPFTDHPFQSQAAASSDPNGTGLARTTHSDPSPHRNASGSLREAERGDGAELVVQEADFATTTAGPSTDPEAVSVPFKPTRYGVWDMLSKNNSWVTLNLSTNVPLFAGSGSATAAAGHSVQTSFDVSVSSPAAGDPKGPAPTQHGAVTNATLLGSALSAVPATRLSSSVSTAGSTATGNFLNRLVPAGTWKPGVQGNISHVTEGDKPQHRATICLSKMDIAWIILAISVPISSCSVLLTVCCMRRKKKTSNPENNLSYWNNAITMDYFNRHAVELPREIQSLETSEDHLSEPRSPANGDYRDSGMVLVNPFCQETLFVGHEQVSEI encoded by the exons ATGGACACTACCACTATCACAGCCATGGGAACAACACCTCGCCACAAAGACCGCCACGCGGCAGAGCCCCTTCCCACGTCCGCTCGCGCCGTTCCCCGTCCCGTCAGCCTGACGGAGAAAGCCCCTTCCACCGGGCAAAAACAAGCGAGCGGCCCTCGCGTCGGCGAAAAGGAAACGTATCATTTATACAACCAGAGTGCTTTGTACTCGGGACAGACTCGCCCCAAGGGGAAAATATTCCAGGTTTTCAAAGGCAACTTCACAGAGTCCTCAGAGCCTTACCTAAAGACGACCCTGCactctcccttccccaccctgaGGAGCCCTTTCACAGACCACCCGTTTCAGTCCCAGGCCGCAGCGTCCAGCGATCCGAATGGCACGGGGCTGGCAAGAACTACACACTCAGACCCTTCTCCCCACCGCAACGCCTCGGGAAGCCTTAGGGAAGCAGAGCGAGGGGACGGGGCCGAGCTAGTGGTGCAGGAGGCAGATTTTGCCACCACAACTGCTGGACCATCAACTGATCCTGAAGCAGTGTCGGTGCCTTTTAAACCCACCCGCTACGGCGTATGGGATATGCTGAGCAAAAACAACTCTTGGGTAACCTTGAATCTCAGTACAAACGTCCCTCTGTTTGCTGGCTCTGGatctgcaacagcagcagcggGTCACTCGGTTCAGACCAGTTTTGACGTCAGCGTCTCCTCCCCGGCAGCGGGAGACCCCAAGGGACCCGCTCCAACGCAGCACGGTGCGGTGACTAACGCGACCTTGCTGGGCAGTGCTCTCTCCGCAGTGCCTGCCACGAGGTTGTCCAGCTCCGTTTCCACGGCTGGCTCCACCGCCACCGGGAACTTCCTAAACAGACTGGTTCCTGCCGGGACCTGGAAACCCGGGGTGCAAGGAAACATCTCCCATGTCACCGAGGGGGACAAACCCCAGCACAGAGCAACCATCTGTCTCAGCAAGATGGACATTGCCTGGATCATTCTGGCTATCAGCGTACCTATATCCTCATGTT cagttctgctgacaGTCTGCtgcatgaggaggaagaaaaagacatcTAACCCAGAAAACAACCTGAGCTATTGGAATAATGCTATTACCATGGACTACTTCAACAGGCATGCTGTAGAGTTACCGAGAGAGATCCAGTCCCTGGAGACTTCAGAG GACCACCTCTCCGAGCCGCGCTCCCCCGCCAACGGCGACTACCGTGACAGCGGGATGGTCCTTGTGAACCCCTTCTGTCAAGAAACGCTATTTGTAGGACATGAGCAAGTCTCTGAAATATGA